In Arcobacter sp. F2176, a single genomic region encodes these proteins:
- a CDS encoding XRE family transcriptional regulator, with protein sequence MEKEEILKRLELLGIKNYKDLMTVINIPKRTVEKWFLPSGNFPSWFIYFLELLEENHKLINDKKILEENLINSLKN encoded by the coding sequence ATGGAAAAAGAAGAAATTTTAAAAAGATTAGAATTGTTAGGAATTAAAAATTATAAAGATCTAATGACTGTTATTAATATTCCTAAAAGAACTGTTGAAAAATGGTTTTTGCCAAGTGGTAATTTTCCGTCATGGTTTATTTATTTTCTAGAGTTATTAGAAGAAAATCATAAACTTATAAATGATAAAAAAATACTTGAAGAAAATTTAATTAATTCTTTAAAAAATTAA